The stretch of DNA TTTGAAGCGGTTTTGGTTATCGATGGTTGACATGAGTTATCAACACAAATTAACTTCATAACAATATTTAAAAGTTGTTATGAACATAATCTTTGCAAGGAGAAAAAACATGCCAGAAAACACATACCAAGGAATCCCCCGCAACAAAATCCCCTGGGACCCCAAAATAGACTACACCAAATGCACCACCTGCGGCAAATGCATAGAGTTCTGCCACACGCACGCCTTCAAACTAAAAGAAGTCAACGGCAACAAAAGAACAGTCGTTAACCCAAACCACTGCGTCGTTTTCTGCCGAGGATGCGAAGATATTTGTCCAGCAGGCGCCATATCTCATCCTAACGAAGAGGTAACTCGCAAAGTAATAGATAGTTTACGAGGCGAGCAGAAACCATGAAGAAACAAAAAATTCTTTTCATCTGCACCCACAATTCTGCTCGGTCACAGATGGCTGAAGGACTCCTAAGACACATCTATGGAGAAAAATATGAGGTTTTCAGTGCAGGCACAAACCCAACAAAAATTAATCCTTTAGCGATTAAAGCCCTAGCTGAAATAGGAATCGACATCTCAAAGCAGCACTCCAAAGGCTTAGAAGAATTCAGCGAAACAGAAATCGATTTAGCAGTCTCCGTTTGCCAAAGCAGCGCCAAAGTCCTCTGTACACTCTGCTCATCGCCCGTAACAGCCCTGGGTAGGCCACTGATAATTAATGCGAAATTACACAAAACCAAAGATTATTTTGTGAAGGGTTTTCAAGATCCCTCTGAAGCGGAAGGGTCAGAAGAAGAGCGGCTTTCAGCATTTCGACAGGTACGAGACGAAATCAAGGGGTGGATAATCGCGTTTTTTGCTAATCTAAACGTCAACCAACCTGTTCGGTGATAGAAATACACCCATCCTAAGCGGCCTATTCCTTTTCTATTTCGATCTTTACGGTCTTTACGTCATCAGTTCCATGCAGGGATGAGAGCATGCCCAGTATCATGTTTTGAAGGATCATCTGGGGGAAATCCTTCAAGGGGACCTTAACACCGTTTACTTCTATGATGAACTTCTCTTTTACAGTGAGCGGGCAGCCTTTTGTTTTAGATTTACCGGAAACTATGGCTTTGGCGTTCTCGTAGCATGTAACGTATCCACATTCTCCGACGGGGTGACAAAATGCACAATTCTTAAGATTAGGCAACATCACAAATGCCTTTTCTTCAACTACGTTGGCGAGTTCTTCTGCTTGACATTCGATATTAAAAAGAGGAATCTCAAAGGCAGATACCTGTGTTTGATCTTTTGTTTCTGCCACTGAACCGGAAATGGCAATGGCAAGTCCATCTGAAAAAGAAGCGGCTTCCAAAGCGGTTTTGGCAACAATAATTTTTGCAAAGACTTTCTCCTTATCAAAGCCCTCTAAGAGAACATAATCCATTTCATCTAAGAAAGGAACCAACTCATTCAAGCATAGTTTCTTTTTAATGAACATGGCCGTCTGAGCAAGCGGTGAGGCAACAACGATTTCTTCACTCGCCGCCCTAAATTCCATAGTTTCCCCAGAACCTTCAGGAATCCCTAATGCTTCTATGCTCTTCATTTCTTTGATCATAGCCACATGATGGCCTCTGCTCTTGAGAACCGAAACTAACTTTTGGATTACAGCTTTATTTTCGGAATGATCGCCGCCAACTACCGCTACAAATTTGGGCATTATTATCTCCCTTGGCAAACAAAGAGGCGGTAGGGTATTTAAATTTCAAAAATAGGTCAATTCGGGAAAACGTTGAGGCTGTTTGTAACTACCCAAGAGAGCCACGGATCGCGTCTGCTTTTAACCTTAGAAAATCCAGGGCGTCTTCATAATCAAGGCAGCTATCGCCAGCCTTTTCAGGATTTGAAAGAGAGCATCGCCCATCCCTGTAGTTGATACATGTTTTCTTGTCGCAGAAAATCGGAGTTAAGGGGCGCCCACCTCAAAGGGGGATTAGGGGATTTTTGGTTGTTTCTGTGTGCCCATGCCGTACCAGAAGAAAACCTTCACCACTATAGCCGTTAAGACTGCGGCGAGGATTCTAGCGAGAACTGTCAATGCAAAGCCAGTGATTCCGGTGACGACGTTGGCTGGTGACATCTGGAATATGGTGAAGAGCACTATGCCGCCGACTGCTGCTGCAATGGTGCCTGCGATGAGGATTCTTTTGAAGTCATCCGAGCGCTTGTTGAGGGCGCCTGCCATGTAACCGATTAGCATTGGGCTTAGGATGTAGGCTATCAGGACTGTGCCGGAGCCAGCCGCGCCATGGAAGCTGCCGGACCAATAAAGCGCATAGAAGGTGCCCATCAGAAACCCTGAGGCGCCGCCTGCCCATTGATTCCAAAGCAACCCAAGCGCTAAGGGCACCCCTACAATTACGGTAAGTTCAGTTATCTCCATTGTGAGGCCGAGGACTATGCCGGGTTCTCCGCCGATTAGGGATTGGAGTTTTGAAATCAATACGATAACGAATACGGCGACGACGGGTAGGATTACTCCGAAGATGAGGTCGTTTTTTGTCCATTTTTTCCAGTTAAGGCTCACATGGGGCACCTGCAAGATATCTATCATTCCATAAATATATATAAATTTTGTTATATAGTCTCTACCGTGTCAAACAACTGAACTCAAGACCTGGCAAGAAGAAAACAATGCAAAGTTTCGGTTTTTAAAAAACAAACTGAGCCGCAGGGCGACAGAATTCAGGCAAAGCGGGGTTAAACCTCTTTTTTAAGCACAGCAGATATAAGGAAGTCCACCAATATTTCGGCAAAGAAGTGTCAGTCATGTCAGAGAAGTTGTCATTAGTCACATGTACAAGCTGCGGAAAACCGATTCCACCGGGCAGCGAATCCACAAAGTTCCTGTGCCCCAACTGCGGCGAAATCCAGATTAAACGCGACGGCAAATGCCGAAAGTTCGGTCGGCTCTACCGATGCCCCAAATGCGGGTTCCAAGGACCATAAGAGGCAAAAAACATGGGCGCAATTCTGGTAGTCTACAAGGTTTTCCCCGAAGACATAGTTGAGGACTTTGAGCCCCTTAAAGAAAAAATCAAAGCCATAATCCCTGAGCATAGCTCAGTTGAAGGCTGGGGAACAGAAGACGTTGCATTCGGCCTTAAAGCGCTCCTGGTTCAGCTTCGTTTTCCCGAAGACAAAATGGGCTTAGTCGATGAATTCGAAACTGCCCTAAGCAAAATCCCCGGGGTCAGCCAAGCTCAGAGCTTCAACATCCGCAGGACAAGCCGAGACTAAACAGGTTTTTATACAAAAACCACCATTTTCTTCTTAAGCAAGCATCTGAAGGTTTCTGGTGCTACGCTTTAAAGTTTATATACAATAAATCGCCATTCTCAAACACATACCCTCGAGTAACACAATTATCTGGAGAAAAATTCTATGAGTGAAGTTCAACTGCGCGTCGGAGACGCACGGCAAAGAGATGTCGGCAGAGGAATCGCCCGCATCGACCAACGCACCATGCAGAAATTAGGCATCAGCGCTGGAGACGTAATTGAAATCATAAACAAACGCACCACAAGCGCTATTGCTTGGCCAGCATACAGCGAAGACCAGAACCGGGACATCATCCGCATCGACGGGTTCACCCGTAAGAACAGCGGCGTAGCCATTAACGAGTACGTGGTGGTTCGCCCCGCTAAAGTGAAAACTGCCATGTCGTTGACGCTTGCGCCGGTGGATATGCGCCTTAACGTGGATGAGGACTTCACCAACTTCGTCAAGAACCGCCTAATGGAACGCACCCTAGTAGAGGGCGACACCACATTGGTTATGATGCTGGGACATGCCATCCCCTTCACGGTTTCCAAAACGCGGCCGCATGGCATCATCAAAGTCACAACTGAAACCCGCCTCACCATCCTCAACGAACCCGCCCCCGAAGGTAAAGGGTTACCCCGCACAACCTACGAGGACATCGGTGGACTCCACGAGGAAATCCAGCGGGTCCGAGAAATGGTTGAGCTACCGCTTCGCCACCCCGAACTTTTCCAGCGACTCGGGATTGAGCCACCAAAGGGTGTGCTGCTGCATGGTCCGCCGGGCTGCGGCAAAACGTTGCTGGCAAGGGCAGTGGCTAACGAATCCGAAGCCAACTTCTACAGCATCAACGGCCCGGAAATCATGAGCAAATTCTACGGCGAATCCGAAGCGAGGCTACGCGAGATATTCCAGCAGGCCCAGCAGAACGCGCCCAGCATAATCTTCGTGGATGAACTCGATGCAATTGCTCCGAAACGGGAGGAAGTCACCGGTGAAGTTGAAAGACGCGTCGTCGCGCAGCTTTTAGCCTTGATGGATGGACTTTCAGGCAGAGGCAACGTTATCGTTATAGGCGCAACTAACCGCCCCGGAGCACTTGACCCCGCGCTACGTAGACCAGGCCGCTTTGACCGCGAAATAGAAATCAGTGTACCTGACAAAAAAGGGCGATATGAAGTCCTGCAAATACACACCCGCGGCATGCCGCTTCACGGCGTTGACGTCCCTGAAGAACAAAAAACAGGACAAGACGTTGACCTAAAGAAACTTGCAGGCATGACGCATGGCTACACTGGCGCCGACCTCTCCGCGCTGAGCAGAGAAACCGCCATGAAGGCGCTGCGCAGATATCTGCCCCAGATTAACCTTGAGGAAGAACGTATACCCCCCGCGGTGCTTGAAAAGATGGAGGTCACCATGGATGATTTCGTGGGCGCCTACAAGGAAGTAACTCCGACGGCTATGCGTGAAGTCTACATTGAAGTCTCCACCGTGCACTGGGATGATGCAGGCGGATTAGATGATGTTAAGCAGCACCTCAAAGAAGCCGTGGAGTGGCCACTTAAAAACCCCGAGATGTTCACTCGCCTAGGCATCCGTCCGCCAAAAGGCATCTTGATGTATGGTCCGCCGGGCTGCGGCAAAACGCTGCTGGCAAGGGCAGTTGCAACGGAAAGCGAAGCCAACTTTATCTCCATTAAAGGCCCTGAAGTGTTCAGTAAATGGGTCGGTGAATCCGAAAAAGCAATCCGCGAAGTCTTCCGTAAAGCCCGCATGGCAGCGCCCGCAGTGATATTCCTCGATGAAATCGATTCGCTGACTCCTCGACGCGGCATGGGTATGAGTGACAGTGGCGTCTCTGAACGCGTCATCAGCCAACTTCTCACCGAGATGGACGGGATAACGACCCTTCAAGACATCGTGGTTATCGCAGCTACCAATCGCCCCGACATGGTTGACTCCGCGGTTATCCGCCCCGGACGCTTCGACCGCCTCATATATGTGCCTGAACCAGACGATAAAAGCCGACTGCAGATCTTTAAAATCTACACCAAAGGCATGCCTATCAATCCCGACGTGGACGTAAACCAGCTTGCAATGATGACAAAGTACTACAGTGGCGCAGACATCGAATCGCTGTGCCGCGAAGCCGCCATGCATAGTCTTCGCCACGACGTGAACGCCCGAGAAGTCCACATGAAGGATTTCCAAGATGCCATGAAGGAGATGGGCCCCTCGATTACGCCGGATATGGAGAAGTGGTATAAGAGCTTCATGCAGCAAATCCGACAAGTACAAAAGCCAGCAACCCCAGTTGCATAACAGAAGTGACCGCTTGATGCCACAGATGAAAACATGGAAAACCCGCCCAGCATTCTCCTATATACTGGAGGTTCTCCAGAAAAAAGGAGACATGACCGACGACGACCTCTACGAGCAAATCAAAGACGAATACGAGGACCTGGGCTTTAAGGACTTCAACGAGTTACTTATGGACTTGGAAGTCAGCGGTAAAGTCCGCACTTCCTCGATGGCGCGGGGCAAACGCAGAGTAGAACTGGTCCAGTAAAGGGCAAACCCCTTCCTGTTTTTGCGGCTCCAACTGATTGCCTTTTCTTTGGGGGCTATTTTTCTTTCTTTTGGTGGCCATGACCCAGATATGAAGATGTGCATAGAAGATACTGCTTCAGTTGAGGTTTGAAAAGCAGGCGGAGGTGAGTTGGAGCCTTCGGCGGGATTTGGACCCGCGACCATTACCTTACCAAGGTAACGCCCCACCGGGCTAGGCTACGAAGGCGAATTATGTCTCTGCCCCCAACACAAATGCGATAATAAATAAAATGCTTGCGGTCAACATGCCTCATCTCAACGGCAAAACAATCAGATATAGGCTTTAAACCGCGGGTTGGGGCGGCAAATAAATATTAAAGGAGGCAGAACTATCTCCATACGCGCATACAAGTGCAGGGGTCTCCAAGCCAGGTCAACGGAGTAGGGCTTAGGACCCTATCGCGTAGGCGTTCGTGGGTTCGAATCCCACCCCCTGCACCATAATGTTGAAAATAGAAGGGGGTTTGTCCAAATGGCGATAACCCTAGAAAACAACACTAAACAAGTCCTCCAGCATTTTCAAGAGCACCAGACCGCACCAGTAAATTAAGCGTTGATTTAATGTTCTTGTGTCTGAGCCGTTTCTGCAGCAGAACTATATTTCGTGTTTTACCGTATTCTCGTAGGGCGTCTTGTCTTTGAGTTTTTGTAGTCATTTCTTTAGCACTTCCTTTTCCTAAACAGTTTATGCCCGTCAAAATCGCATACGAAATCAAAGCCAGCCTCGATTAGAACGCATGCTTCAGCCTCAGTCTTTGCCACCTTAGAGATGTAGTCTATTTCGTCTTTGAAAAGTGCCTCTTCGAGTTGAATGTAAATCAGCGTATTTTTGATGTTTTTGTGGCCAAGCCGTTTCATCACGTAGATTACGTCTTTGGTGCGGTGATAATCCATTGTGCCACCCCAAGTTCGCAACGTCTTAAACATGATTCTTTTTAGCCGTGGATTATTGAGTTTAGCGGCTAAGCTTGTGCGTTGTCGTTCAAAGTTAATTCTGAAACTATCAAGGTCCATCTCTGGCGGGGCAAAATAGTATTTTCCGTATGATCGTGGTAGGTTATGTAGCATTCCAACTAGCTTTTGGCTCATGTTAAAGATTCTTGGGTTACTGTTTTTTTCAGGCGTAATGTTTACGGTGTTGGTTTCAAAGTCGAAATAGTCCTCATCGCAATGCCAGATTTCCCCGGGTCGAGCACGTGTCTCTTTTAGTAGCTGCAAGAATACGCCGACTTTAAGGCTGCAACCTGCTATCAGTTGATCGATTTCGGTTTCTTTGGGAACAAACGGTATCTTTGCAATGCCAGTATAGATTGGTCTTGTCCATGTTCCGCCAACCATTGTTAAATAATTGCTGTAAGCGTCGACTGCATTGCCTTTTCTGCCTTCGCACCATTTCTGTTTTGAAATAATTGTCTTCACCGATTCTGGGTCGTAAAAGTCTGCTTCGCGTCGCCAAAGAATCTTTAGCAGTCTTGTGCGTCCATGTATTGTTGATGGTCGATAGCCTTCCTTCTGTAGATACCACTCGTATTTGGCAAGTGTTGTGTTGATGTCAAAGGTTTCTTTCCGCAGAATTACAGTTTGCTGTATTTCTGCAACCAAGTTTTTCGCTTCCTCTGCGCATATTTGGCGAGAAGGTAGTATGTCCAGATCGCTTTTTAATTTCTTCGTTTCAATAGATAGGTCATCTTTCAACAGGTTTTTTGCCGTTTCAACGCCTACAGGATCACTAAAACGCAAACCACATCGACGACAAAGCCAACGCTGGATAGGCTCTCCAAACATCGGCGAGTAGGTTCCATCGCGCCAAACAGTCGTAGTTTTAGGTCCACATTTGGGGCAAGTTGGGTTTAGGGGGCTGCTGCCGGCAGAGCCGTCTGCTGACTCTGACTTACGAGATTTGGAACCGGCTTTAGTGCCAAATATGCCGTCTGGAGAAGGCTTAGATGTAAGTTCAGCCATTCCCTCCCACCGCCTAGTTTAGACTTACAGTTTTGTGGTTGCCAAAAAAGAGGATAGGTTTGCCTTTGACGTCCTGCAGATAGGTTACTGGGAACATTTTTTGGAATATGTCGAGGGCTGCCTGGTTCTCAAAGACTGGTACTGCATACTGCGGCGCCTTCTCTAAGTGTTCTTGGCAAAATGGAGCAGAGAGCTGTGTTCTGCCGCTCTCATAGAAAACATAGCCACAGAAACCCGCAGTTGGGTTTCCGCAGACAATGCAACGTTTGCGATTCAGCCTTCTCCTCAAGGTCTCCGCTTCCTACTTGAAGAATTGGTCGTCTCGCATGTTTTCGCTGATTTGGATATAGCGGCGTTTTTTGCAGAAATCCAAAATTTTAGTTAGCAACGGGTCATTGCCAGCCGTGAACTCTTTTTTGAAGCCGATCCGTCCGGTTTGAACTCTTATCTCAATGATTCCATCGTTGCTAAGCAGCTGGTAGAAACCCAATTTTTCCCCAGCATATTCCTCAAGGACATCCCAGTCCTCAATTAAATTTACCAACTTATTGTCACCTAAACCGTCTTGCAGGCTAGGCATAAAAAGCATCTATCACTGCAAAGCCATGATGGCTTTGTAAGCGCCGCAAAGCCAAGTGTCAAAAAACGTACATATAAACAGCAGTTAAGGAGGCTACCTTGGATTGGTTCCGAAAAGTGAGCCATTAGGCCTTCTGTAGAGTGATTTTGTCCCCGTCTAAAACCCAAACAACTCTGTCTGTTTCTGTTAATTGAAGTTTATCCCTTACTTCGCTAGGAACTGTTGTTTGGAACCTGCTTGTTAAATTGGTCACGGCTAGAATTTTCAAATAGACCACACGTTGTACTTATGAAAATCAATATTAATTGTTAATGAAATGGAAATAATATAAATAATGAAAATAATGAAAGTATTAACAAACCGCTAAAAAGCGGGCGAGGCGATTAAGATTAGCGAAAAAAAAGAGAAACCAATAACCGAATGCATCGAAGTCACCGGCATGGAACCAAACAAACGACGCCTAATATTCATAGACGGCATGAACAGAAACGGATTCTCAGCATTTATCAAACACACACAAAACAACCAAACATATTACGTCTTCATCTACGAAAAAGCACTCTAAAATCAGGAAAGCAAATCGATTAACTCTGCAAGCTGCTCATCCGTGGCGTTCTCAAGAAACTCTTCAATGTTCT from Candidatus Bathyarchaeota archaeon encodes:
- a CDS encoding ferredoxin family protein; the protein is MPENTYQGIPRNKIPWDPKIDYTKCTTCGKCIEFCHTHAFKLKEVNGNKRTVVNPNHCVVFCRGCEDICPAGAISHPNEEVTRKVIDSLRGEQKP
- a CDS encoding CDC48 family AAA ATPase encodes the protein MSEVQLRVGDARQRDVGRGIARIDQRTMQKLGISAGDVIEIINKRTTSAIAWPAYSEDQNRDIIRIDGFTRKNSGVAINEYVVVRPAKVKTAMSLTLAPVDMRLNVDEDFTNFVKNRLMERTLVEGDTTLVMMLGHAIPFTVSKTRPHGIIKVTTETRLTILNEPAPEGKGLPRTTYEDIGGLHEEIQRVREMVELPLRHPELFQRLGIEPPKGVLLHGPPGCGKTLLARAVANESEANFYSINGPEIMSKFYGESEARLREIFQQAQQNAPSIIFVDELDAIAPKREEVTGEVERRVVAQLLALMDGLSGRGNVIVIGATNRPGALDPALRRPGRFDREIEISVPDKKGRYEVLQIHTRGMPLHGVDVPEEQKTGQDVDLKKLAGMTHGYTGADLSALSRETAMKALRRYLPQINLEEERIPPAVLEKMEVTMDDFVGAYKEVTPTAMREVYIEVSTVHWDDAGGLDDVKQHLKEAVEWPLKNPEMFTRLGIRPPKGILMYGPPGCGKTLLARAVATESEANFISIKGPEVFSKWVGESEKAIREVFRKARMAAPAVIFLDEIDSLTPRRGMGMSDSGVSERVISQLLTEMDGITTLQDIVVIAATNRPDMVDSAVIRPGRFDRLIYVPEPDDKSRLQIFKIYTKGMPINPDVDVNQLAMMTKYYSGADIESLCREAAMHSLRHDVNAREVHMKDFQDAMKEMGPSITPDMEKWYKSFMQQIRQVQKPATPVA
- a CDS encoding elongation factor 1-beta codes for the protein MGAILVVYKVFPEDIVEDFEPLKEKIKAIIPEHSSVEGWGTEDVAFGLKALLVQLRFPEDKMGLVDEFETALSKIPGVSQAQSFNIRRTSRD
- a CDS encoding molybdopterin-guanine dinucleotide biosynthesis protein MobB codes for the protein MPKFVAVVGGDHSENKAVIQKLVSVLKSRGHHVAMIKEMKSIEALGIPEGSGETMEFRAASEEIVVASPLAQTAMFIKKKLCLNELVPFLDEMDYVLLEGFDKEKVFAKIIVAKTALEAASFSDGLAIAISGSVAETKDQTQVSAFEIPLFNIECQAEELANVVEEKAFVMLPNLKNCAFCHPVGECGYVTCYENAKAIVSGKSKTKGCPLTVKEKFIIEVNGVKVPLKDFPQMILQNMILGMLSSLHGTDDVKTVKIEIEKE
- a CDS encoding zinc finger domain-containing protein; translated protein: MSEKLSLVTCTSCGKPIPPGSESTKFLCPNCGEIQIKRDGKCRKFGRLYRCPKCGFQGP
- a CDS encoding arsenate reductase ArsC, with amino-acid sequence MKKQKILFICTHNSARSQMAEGLLRHIYGEKYEVFSAGTNPTKINPLAIKALAEIGIDISKQHSKGLEEFSETEIDLAVSVCQSSAKVLCTLCSSPVTALGRPLIINAKLHKTKDYFVKGFQDPSEAEGSEEERLSAFRQVRDEIKGWIIAFFANLNVNQPVR
- a CDS encoding site-specific integrase, which codes for MVAEIQQTVILRKETFDINTTLAKYEWYLQKEGYRPSTIHGRTRLLKILWRREADFYDPESVKTIISKQKWCEGRKGNAVDAYSNYLTMVGGTWTRPIYTGIAKIPFVPKETEIDQLIAGCSLKVGVFLQLLKETRARPGEIWHCDEDYFDFETNTVNITPEKNSNPRIFNMSQKLVGMLHNLPRSYGKYYFAPPEMDLDSFRINFERQRTSLAAKLNNPRLKRIMFKTLRTWGGTMDYHRTKDVIYVMKRLGHKNIKNTLIYIQLEEALFKDEIDYISKVAKTEAEACVLIEAGFDFVCDFDGHKLFRKRKC